The nucleotide sequence CATTAGCGGAGTCGGTGGGCGTTCTGGACTGACCTTCATGGTCTCTTCAGCATCTGGAGGATCTAGTGAGACCACGCTGTGGTTTGAATTGGACTCCAAATTGTTCATGAATTCGCTGTCGTCAGACTTTAAGGGATCATTTGACATCGGATGGTTTAGCATCATGGAGTGCATGTCGTTGTAGAATAACCAAGTGGTTCTGTACTTTGGATTTTCCTTCATTCTGCTCTTCTCGGTTCTATAGAAAAGAGACAGGTTCGTCAAGTATTAAATATGAACTTGAAATTGATGCCAAGAAATAAACTACCTGTATTTGGACTGTAAGTTCTTCATTTTTGACTTGATTTCTGCAGAAGTCTTCCTTACGCCGTATTTACAGAGTGCTTCGCGGATTTCTTCCATTGTCTTTGAATGTCTCTTTTCTCTGCGCAACGTTGGAAGATTTCTCCGCCAGAATTTGAGCAAAAGGGCTGTATTGTGATGATcccagtcagttcttttctttCTCGGTGGCTCCTGGTCAATTGTGTCTGTCTCGGAAAAGTCTCCCggctgaaattatttatttaccgaaaaaattaagataaacTACATTTTACATCTCTGCATATCGATTTTTCAGTTAATGAGACCATTTCTTGTAAACTTTTAAGTATTTTGCTCTAATTCTTTGTTACATGGGAAGAGCTATGTTCTACAATtgatcaaatttattatttcaactCCATCTATTggtgttttttttcataaagcGAGTTTTTTCGTCTACTTCTGTTTCGAGTGGTAGCTGTATCTATTTTTTTCATCCACGATCCTTTTTACCAGTAGGTACAGCTattaatgtgtaaggttcccgtctttgttatttattgtttttcctcagtatttgtcagatagtaattttatagattgacgATTTGGGTATCTATTTCTATggatgtttttaatttttttttcataggatactggtcaaaataggcctaaaggcctaagaccttggcaaggggggaaacaaaaaaagattatttttacaATATGAATCCTAGAAGTTCTTTATCTTGTTTTGTACTTCAATCTTACTTGACgttcaattttcatttcttgttttcttcttATTTGTGTTGCGATTTTTCGTTAAaggtttttcatgaaatttagaattagggtaaagtgaggtaatttggaaccatatccaaattggaattttgagaattcctcactgttttagatcaaaataatataaaaaatgttgCTCCTTTTACTCTTGTTATTCTCTTATATttcgtgttttatttttaattttttgtacatCCACAATaatgaggaaatctcaaatGTTCCAAATTAGAAATGCTCCAAGTTACCTAATTTTATCCTACTAGTGTGTAAATTTAACATAAGTgtgaatatgaaaaaaagaatcgttggatttcaagtaattctacgttagaattttaccaaaattcaGCTGGTATTTTGGTCCCAAAAGTCCGCATTTGAGATAGTCTAGCTTTGTTTATCTAAAGAGATACTCAAAGATAGTGATTTTGGCAGTTTTCATAGTTTTGCAAAGTTTTAGCTTAGATAATGCTCAAATTTTatgattagggtaaatgtcctaattcaaaaccatttccagacgctttaacattgatagaagattcaacacattaagttcatattttttctgaaaagaattacataaattcgctccttgactcttctagaatgttactgtttagtaaaaattctttagatataatttgaaaacttcttaaatacaagaaaaatacgcgagtgtaaaatgcttctattggaaacatattaatccaaatggagacacgggagagtttctaattggagacaaacagtgcaaCTAAAACCGCGACGAATGGCTTCCAAAACCtcgttgagttgctcctgagtgcaggatttattcttattcctggtcttttctcccttcccatctaaaacaataagaaaatctctgcaagaaaatgatattttcggggtttcctattgaagcatttgcagacacttcagaaaaaccctttttgttcacgaaataggtaaatacttcatttgaaaacttcacgtaccgttaacaataaagattagcacttaatttaactaaaattagccagaaatgtgacattgcgtttttcattggaaaacatggtcgatttatgaaaaattcaatagtgaaaaggtacacttttaattttcctgagaaattaacaaattaaaatatgtgaatatgaatgaattttcgctttatttggagcaaaattaactaaataatgaaactgaggtatagaaaatatataaataaggtaaagtgccctcgagtcgaccggttcctcgactcgaccggtggtcaatacaTGAGTGTTTTAatgatgaatttctataaaattgtcactgattcgtatttatttatgaaataattgacctattaatgttagatcatacgccaaatattagtgcaaatataaataaattgaataaataactctaccggtcgaattaaggaaccggtcgacttcaCTTTATcttatagtaatttagtactgtatttatcatgaaaacagtgacgtttccatttggaatagcgaaaaatttccatttgaagcaggttttgaattagcttaatttaccctacaccTTAGAAGTTTTGATAAAGACATATTTAAGCCCAATCTGAGTAGTAAGTATAATGAGGAGTAGATTGGAGTAAACACCTACCATCACATTACGGAAAAAGtgaaatcatttgaaatataacttttgaacccttatttTAAAATGACTTAGATatagtaagtaagtaagtaagtaagtaagtaagttagTAAAGTACTTAAAAATGGTTTTATAATATCCGCTTTTGTGGTCCGAGATGAAATCCGACTTCGttagatcgggcccaaattttggatttacacgttttcacactcatagatcacgaatatcatatgcgccaaaaatcgattttcgtggacgtctcTTCCAGAACACAAACATTTCTGGAGAGCGAACAGAAAGAGATattgacaagcggttttcggcaatggttaaatgtcgatagatggctagaagttgatgatatTAGACACACCCAACCACTTCATCCCCTCTCCCTTCCACCATTTTGGAACATCAACCACCAAATTATGCTTTCTCGATAATTCAGCCCCTATAGCATcaataaatctcaaaaattagTAAGTTGAACCTAAAAGCTCTCGATTAAAAAAAGCTAAAGGTCTCCGACACCTCTGATTTGAGCTAGgactcaaaatttttattttaaaattgccaTATCTTCATTAATCAAAAATCCGATGTCAAATATCTCGtatcttttattttcaatttcaatgaaattttagtatgttgtagcgtAAGTCAAAGACTTTTCAACGGTGGATCACACTTTGCCCTTACTCtactctgacccgagctataaatggaaaataaaaccTTGACCTGATCATATTTTcagtgtttatgaagcgatttagataataatttattatgtgGTAACTGTGATTGAGATCCTACGATTGAGTGCCCACTCCATCTCAATGTACCCGGACTCTTGCTATACCGATTTTGGCCGGATTCTGTCTCTAACCCATTTCTTTATTGACccatttcaatgaacttttttttctttcgttggTCTTCTTGTACTCAAACTAtttgaaatagaaaatgaccgataagcccagataaacttATGGTTTTCTGAGATTATTTAAGGCAACCTCGAAGTGCTTACAGAATACAAAAGCTGAATTTGTGTTATGCGTTGGTTGAATGGGagttattttagatttttgggCAAAAATAATTGTATCATTTACCTACAGCTCAGAAGTCTCATTTATTTATGTTGAATTTCTTGGCTATTATcgctttttaaagttttaaagggagcgttactcttttttttttgatattctgCGAGCACCGCCCACATGAAGAAGCATAGGGGAAATTATACGTGTTTTAATGCTGTTCAATATTACCTTTGCCAATATGGTATTAGAATTGCAATATAAATACTTGTATTTAACAATTAGACATAAAAGTTTTAATGCTGATGACAAAGATTTGATAAATAACATTATTCTGCTATAAATCTttgaaatttgcaatatttaagCTATTTAATGATGTCCaagtaagaaataaatcattaacgaaattttgttttaaatattatttttgcaatatatttgccAAGAAAAAGTAAGATACTAGAAAATAAGTTAATTCGTGATTGAGCATATAGCGAATACCTTGTGCCTTCCTTCCAAAATTTTTTATGCCACATATTGATTTTCTATTAAACCTAGGGGATTAGTTTATACAGCATCAGAGCCAAGTATTGAGCGCGAGGTATGCTTGATTCGTGAACTTTCCCTCTTTCGTTTCCCTTCATAAATTCTAGGGATTAACTGGTTATTTACCTCAAGTTTTATAAAAACATCCGACGAATCAGAAAGTTCCTCCATGTTTTCTTGATTTCTCGACAGTTTTCTGGTTACTTCTGCAGCCTGTAAGAGTTATTAGACCATGTAAGAGATTCTCTAGAGATCAAGGACgaagctagaacatactaaccACTAGTAATATATCAAAAGATAATCCTTTTTTAAGTCCAAATTTCTAGTCAGACACTGcaacacaataacttttaacTCTAACACTATGAATTGAAGTCCAATTGTTGGAATAAACTTGCACTGTGTATTTTGATACAAAATTTCACACTTTTTTCACATAAATattggattttcttttataattcggcttttttttgtaagattttaAGAGGATTatgttttcaaaacattttttttgttgcatACCGAGAACGTCATAAAGTTGTCATACTTTTCCACCAGAGGCGCACGTTCTTTTAGTTAAGTTGAGACACCTTCCCCGATAGGTTCTTGAATTGCATGGCACAAACTCAacgaaaatttttgtaattttgaaagaaataaaaagtttgtcaaaatatAACGGTATTTGGTTgaagtttgtaaaattatttaattatgtgGTTGTAGAAATGGGGTCACACCGAGATGTAAACAatagtgaaaaaattaaattgttttttacaaaaaaatatttaacaagAAAGCAGattgattgaaatatttctaattgttcaatgaatgaataaaatacTAAGAGTTTTAGAGAATCACTCAAGAGTTAAATAAGCAAATTTCTATTTCCATTGATGATTCTCAGGAAGACCTCATTTATTGACCATTAGCACAAATATGATACAAGAGACTGGATTTGGAAGGTGATAGAATTTGCTATTTTGTCCATATTTTCACGTCAATGCAtgtttcattcatcttttatcaatatttatttGTCATCTCTTGTGGGAAAACAGATTGACGTAGAATATTAAAGATATTAGAAAGGAATTCATGTGCACACAAGACACTCCCGCTGTTTCGATGCGCATATAATTATGCTTTGAAGAAGATAGTATGACGTGATTTAGTTGTACTAAAATTACCACTTCATTGTTTTATTAATAGATCGTTTAAGAGTATATTTTCTAAGAGTAAAAATACTGAGAATTCGCTTATGATTAAAATCCTCTCACTCTTTGTCCTATCTCAGGGGAAAATTTTTTGGTGCCAAAAACTCTTTATCTCTCTTGTTTGTTTAGTAAAGATGATATGTGAAACGCCCACaagatgaactttttttttttaataggagcAAAATTCATTGATGAACTACACTTTTATCCCGTTTATCTTTTACTACatattcattaatttatttacattgaaAAGGGAAGGTGGAGAGGAAAAGATTTCCTGGAAtgcttttaaatattgaattctATTCTAGCctatttttagattatttaatGACAAAAAGCGTTTAGTCggtagaaaaaaattgtagtagTGGTACGGGTTGCAAATATCTgacaaatggatattttatttctttcacgAGCTCCCCAGTCCCCAGGCGACCTGAGGAATTTTTAGTCAGCGTAactatagtattttttttttaaattaatgctCTACTGGGGGAAGTTTTTCAGACTTCGTACATATACTCTAGCTTTGAACTCTTCATATATTTCAttcctttaattaatttaacctaatttttcaggaaatgtgtgatttAAAACTATTTGGttaaaaggaatatgggagtGGTAGTCatacgaagtgttcgaagtcagagtgtgtccgaagcctgaaagccGTCCTCTATTTTTAAGGAAAAGCTTTTTTGGGATTGACACAAAAGTTTGTTTTggggaaattttcaaatattggcAGGTATGAGATTTTATGGcattttgatttgttttattacAAGTTTTTGTAagccaatttatttttttttaaattttttttttgaatatgtaTTTCACTACAATCAATTGTTATATACAAATCCCTTCTAACTTGTCCTTTTCAAgtgattttcaaagtttttttttaaggaaaggcTAGAAGAAagcagaaaaggcgaactggacACAAGTGTACCGAGTATTTGTCACTCAATGAAGATTTTTATactctataggggagactggggtaaaaactcacaaattgaaaatttgaaaattcaataccttccaagataaaagagatagcggcttgaaattttttccatacacagaaaaaaatattttgtaaaaatgttcgtaaatgtttgtgaattcctatgggggagttacaaaatgctcgtgaatcgtataaccaacaaacatgttcgtaaaagtttgtactttttcacatgATCACCTCATTTCATGATCatctgacgaacattttttgtacttttacatttattcgtaaatgttcgtaaatacacaaaaaatgttcgtgaaattttgtcatttgttcgtaaatgtttgttttcctgtcgaacattttacgaacattttttgtgtgtttacgaatatttacgaacaaatgtttgtaaaagtacaaaaaatgttcgtcaaatgatcatgttatgaacaatgtttgtgaaaaacatagttcaaaaacattgtttacgaacttgtttttgggttatacgattcacgagcatttcgtaactcccccataggaattcacaaacatttacgaacatttttacaaaatatttttttctgtgtagatgacctccatagaccttcttgaaagtcgtaagtttcttcgaattcgaacaaggaattcagaaaataaaaatatggattttttagccctatttttgcaaggaaaagcaatagatattaatttttaccta is from Phlebotomus papatasi isolate M1 chromosome 1, Ppap_2.1, whole genome shotgun sequence and encodes:
- the LOC129801391 gene encoding uncharacterized protein LOC129801391 codes for the protein MEELSDSSDVFIKLEPGDFSETDTIDQEPPRKKRTDWDHHNTALLLKFWRRNLPTLRREKRHSKTMEEIREALCKYGVRKTSAEIKSKMKNLQSKYRTEKSRMKENPKYRTTWLFYNDMHSMMLNHPMSNDPLKSDDSEFMNNLESNSNHSVVSLDPPDAEETMKVSPERPPTPLMPKRPAERKLLSVHEDLLNEIRRSNSVCERNEEKVHALLHEANEIAREQLKLTKEFLEKLVK